The following are from one region of the Tenacibaculum dicentrarchi genome:
- the accB gene encoding acetyl-CoA carboxylase biotin carboxyl carrier protein, translated as MDIKEIQSLIKFVAKSGASEVKLEMEDIKITIKTGSETPETTFIQTAAPMGVAPQMMAQAPVTTAAPVATSNDAAKTEEDAKYITIKSPIIGTFYRKPSPDKPNFAEVGTEVKVGDTVCVIEAMKLFNEIESEISGKIVKVLVDDATPVEFDQPLFLVDPS; from the coding sequence ATGGATATTAAAGAAATTCAAAGTCTTATTAAATTTGTAGCAAAGTCAGGTGCAAGTGAAGTAAAGTTAGAAATGGAAGATATTAAAATCACCATTAAAACTGGAAGCGAAACTCCTGAAACTACATTTATTCAGACTGCTGCTCCTATGGGAGTAGCTCCTCAAATGATGGCTCAAGCTCCTGTAACTACAGCAGCACCTGTAGCTACGTCAAATGACGCTGCTAAAACAGAAGAAGACGCTAAATATATTACTATAAAGTCTCCAATTATTGGAACTTTTTATAGAAAACCATCTCCAGACAAACCTAATTTTGCTGAAGTAGGTACTGAAGTAAAAGTAGGTGATACCGTTTGTGTTATTGAAGCAATGAAATTATTTAACGAAATTGAATCTGAAATTTCAGGTAAAATCGTTAAAGTATTAGTAGATGATGCTACACCTGTAGAGTTTGATCAACCATTATTTTTAGTAGATCCATCTTAA
- the accC gene encoding acetyl-CoA carboxylase biotin carboxylase subunit, with the protein MFKKILIANRGEIALRVIRTCKEMGIKTVAVYSKADAESLHVKFADEAVCIGPAASNESYLKMDRIIAAAEITNADAIHPGYGFLSENAKFSKLCDEHDLKFIGASPEMIDRMGDKANAKSTMIAAGVPCVPGSEGVIEDFDACVKTALETGYPVMLKASAGGGGKGMRAVWKAEDLKDAWDSARQESKAAFGNDDMYMEKLIEEPRHIEIQIIGDSFGKACHLSERDCSVQRRHQKLTEETPSPFMTDELRTKMGDAAVKAAEFIKYEGAGTVEFLVDKHRNFFFMEMNTRIQVEHPITEEVVDYDLIREQILVAAGVPISGKNYFPKLHAIECRINAEDPFNGFRPAPGKITSYHAPGGHGVRIDTHVYAGYMIPPNYDSMISKLIVTAQTREEAINKMKRALDEYIIEGVKTTIPFHRQLMDHPDYISGNYTTKFMEDFEMKVE; encoded by the coding sequence ATGTTTAAAAAGATATTAATTGCCAATAGAGGTGAAATTGCACTACGTGTAATTAGAACCTGTAAAGAAATGGGCATCAAAACTGTTGCTGTTTATTCTAAAGCAGATGCAGAAAGCTTACACGTAAAATTTGCTGATGAAGCAGTATGTATAGGTCCTGCGGCTAGTAACGAATCTTATTTAAAAATGGATCGTATTATTGCTGCTGCTGAAATTACAAATGCAGATGCTATTCACCCTGGTTATGGTTTCTTATCAGAAAATGCTAAATTTTCTAAATTATGTGATGAACATGATTTAAAATTTATTGGTGCTTCACCTGAAATGATTGACCGTATGGGAGATAAAGCAAATGCTAAATCTACCATGATAGCTGCTGGTGTACCTTGTGTACCTGGAAGTGAAGGTGTTATTGAAGATTTTGATGCATGTGTAAAAACTGCTTTAGAAACTGGATACCCTGTAATGCTAAAAGCTTCTGCTGGAGGTGGTGGAAAAGGAATGCGTGCTGTTTGGAAAGCCGAAGATTTAAAAGACGCTTGGGATTCTGCACGTCAAGAATCAAAAGCTGCCTTTGGTAATGATGATATGTATATGGAAAAGCTGATTGAAGAGCCTCGCCATATCGAAATTCAAATTATTGGAGATTCTTTCGGAAAAGCATGTCATTTATCAGAAAGAGATTGCTCGGTACAACGCCGTCATCAAAAATTAACCGAAGAAACTCCTTCGCCGTTTATGACCGATGAATTACGTACTAAAATGGGTGATGCTGCTGTAAAAGCTGCCGAATTCATTAAGTATGAAGGTGCTGGAACTGTTGAGTTTTTAGTCGATAAACATCGTAATTTCTTCTTTATGGAGATGAATACTCGTATTCAAGTAGAGCACCCAATTACCGAAGAAGTTGTTGATTACGATTTAATTCGTGAGCAAATTTTAGTTGCCGCAGGTGTGCCAATTTCAGGAAAAAATTACTTCCCAAAATTACATGCTATTGAATGTAGAATTAATGCAGAAGACCCTTTTAATGGTTTTAGACCTGCACCAGGTAAAATAACCTCATACCATGCACCAGGAGGTCATGGAGTTCGTATAGATACACACGTATATGCTGGTTATATGATTCCGCCAAACTACGATTCAATGATTTCTAAATTAATTGTAACCGCACAAACTCGTGAAGAAGCAATTAACAAAATGAAGCGTGCCTTAGATGAATATATTATTGAAGGAGTAAAAACAACCATTCCTTTTCACAGACAATTAATGGATCACCCTGATTATATTTCAGGGAATTACACCACTAAGTTTATGGAAGATTTTGAAATGAAAGTAGAATAA
- a CDS encoding 3-deoxy-D-manno-octulosonic acid transferase, giving the protein MNFIYNLLLFKVSILLRFIALFNKKIKLFVDGRKQTFSKLENIKKTDKVIWFHAASLGEFEQGRPIIEALKERYKNHKIVVTFFSPSGYEIRKNYPLADVVCYLPFDTKANVKKFIAKIHPEIAIIIKYEFWPNLLSEVKKQGINTILISGIFREKQSFFKWYGGFMRNKLKAFNHFYVQNEASKKLLSSIGFQNITIAGDTRFDRVHDILKQDNSLDFINKFKNNSYTVVAGSTWEEDEKLLVNYINNHASADEKFIIAPHNINQKQIKELQKSINKKTILYSEKEGQNLSENQVFIIDTIGLLTKIYSYADVAYVGGGLATGLHNILEPATFGIPIVFGANKYKKFQEATDLLKLGSVTIVTNNEDFSSNFTTLKANANLRTKMGSENYHYIKNNIGATKIIMNYIKNTL; this is encoded by the coding sequence ATGAATTTTATTTATAACCTATTACTTTTTAAAGTATCAATACTACTTCGCTTTATAGCCTTATTCAATAAAAAAATAAAACTTTTTGTTGATGGACGAAAACAAACATTTTCGAAATTAGAAAACATCAAAAAAACCGATAAAGTTATTTGGTTTCATGCCGCTTCATTGGGCGAATTTGAACAAGGCAGACCCATCATTGAAGCCTTAAAAGAACGCTATAAAAATCATAAAATAGTGGTTACTTTTTTTTCTCCTTCGGGCTATGAAATCAGAAAAAATTATCCTCTAGCCGATGTCGTTTGTTATTTACCTTTCGATACAAAAGCAAATGTTAAAAAATTTATTGCTAAAATACATCCCGAAATAGCTATTATTATCAAATACGAATTCTGGCCAAATCTTTTATCCGAAGTAAAAAAACAAGGGATTAATACCATTTTAATTTCAGGAATTTTCAGAGAAAAACAATCATTTTTTAAATGGTATGGTGGTTTTATGCGTAATAAATTAAAAGCTTTTAATCATTTTTATGTTCAAAATGAAGCATCTAAAAAACTACTTTCTAGTATTGGTTTTCAAAACATAACCATTGCTGGCGATACCCGATTTGACAGGGTTCACGATATTTTAAAACAAGATAATTCGCTTGATTTTATCAATAAATTTAAAAACAACAGCTATACCGTAGTTGCAGGAAGTACTTGGGAAGAAGATGAAAAGCTACTCGTAAATTACATAAATAATCACGCTTCAGCCGATGAAAAATTTATCATCGCACCGCATAACATCAATCAAAAACAAATAAAGGAACTTCAAAAATCTATCAATAAAAAAACAATTTTATATTCTGAAAAAGAAGGTCAAAATTTATCAGAAAATCAAGTTTTTATTATTGATACCATTGGTTTGTTAACAAAAATTTATTCCTATGCCGATGTAGCTTACGTGGGCGGAGGCTTAGCCACAGGGCTTCATAACATACTCGAGCCCGCAACTTTTGGAATACCCATTGTTTTTGGAGCCAACAAATACAAAAAATTTCAAGAAGCTACCGATTTACTAAAACTAGGCAGTGTTACAATTGTTACAAATAATGAAGATTTTTCTAGTAATTTTACAACTTTAAAAGCAAACGCTAATTTGAGAACAAAAATGGGCAGTGAAAACTATCATTATATTAAAAACAATATTGGCGCGACTAAAATTATCATGAACTATATAAAAAACACCTTATAA
- a CDS encoding YeeE/YedE family protein, which yields MDIILQPWTWYVAGPLIAFVLFLFFYFGKSFGVSTNLETMCTIAGAGKVSDYFKKDWKQRDWALTFLIGLIIGGFIAINYLSATKTIQLNPKTVQELANLGFANAGNSFVPPEIFSIENMLTFKGFSLLLIAGILIGFGTRYAGGCTSGHAITGLSSLQLPSLIAVIGFFIGGLLMTWVFFPLIFEL from the coding sequence ATGGATATTATTTTACAACCTTGGACATGGTATGTTGCTGGTCCTTTAATTGCCTTTGTACTTTTTTTATTTTTTTACTTCGGAAAAAGCTTTGGCGTATCGACCAACTTAGAAACCATGTGTACCATTGCGGGCGCAGGAAAAGTTTCTGATTATTTCAAAAAAGATTGGAAACAACGCGATTGGGCACTTACTTTTTTAATCGGATTAATTATTGGTGGTTTTATCGCTATTAATTATTTATCGGCAACAAAAACGATTCAATTAAACCCAAAAACAGTACAAGAATTGGCTAATTTAGGCTTTGCAAACGCAGGAAATTCTTTTGTACCTCCTGAAATTTTCAGCATCGAAAATATGCTAACTTTTAAAGGATTTTCACTATTATTAATTGCAGGAATTTTAATTGGTTTCGGAACTAGGTATGCTGGCGGATGTACATCTGGGCATGCAATTACAGGCTTAAGTAGTTTGCAATTACCTTCTTTAATTGCCGTAATCGGTTTTTTTATTGGAGGTTTATTAATGACATGGGTCTTTTTCCCATTAATTTTTGAGCTTTAA
- a CDS encoding DUF6691 family protein, which yields MKNIKFLIIGILFGIIMTKSEAISWYRIYEMFKFQSFHMYGIIGSAVAVSMVFMYLFKKGTIKDYLGNKINIKDKKKGYIRTLVGGTIFGLGWALAGACPAPIFVLIGHSVFPIIIVLIGAILGAFIYGLLSKKLPN from the coding sequence ATGAAAAATATAAAATTTTTAATAATCGGTATTTTATTTGGTATTATAATGACCAAATCGGAAGCAATTTCATGGTACAGAATTTACGAAATGTTTAAATTCCAATCCTTTCATATGTACGGAATTATAGGCTCGGCAGTGGCGGTTTCTATGGTATTTATGTATCTCTTTAAAAAAGGCACAATTAAAGATTATCTAGGAAATAAAATCAATATAAAAGATAAGAAAAAAGGATATATAAGAACCCTTGTTGGTGGAACTATTTTTGGGCTTGGATGGGCGTTAGCAGGTGCTTGCCCCGCTCCTATTTTCGTATTAATTGGTCATAGTGTGTTTCCTATTATTATTGTTTTAATAGGTGCAATATTGGGCGCTTTCATATACGGATTACTAAGTAAAAAATTACCGAATTAG
- a CDS encoding DUF4230 domain-containing protein, protein MIGLFKYIAIFLLGFLLAKLWYEKKIERTQQKEEIQVVLNGIKNLRKLVVSQGSFSEMYHFSDTKKYFYDYVAFEKKAILSVNAKVEVGYDLSKLTIEIDSIGKQIIIHKIPEELVVIAPDIKYFDLQQSQFNTFSKSDLNNLNTKAIENIKSTITVSRLKIDAKTRLFEELSKIYQLSKIYNWKVVDKTNSQRLVDTDLLKD, encoded by the coding sequence ATGATAGGTTTATTTAAGTATATCGCTATTTTTTTACTCGGTTTTTTACTTGCCAAATTATGGTATGAAAAAAAGATAGAGAGAACACAGCAAAAGGAAGAAATTCAAGTGGTTTTAAACGGTATTAAAAACCTACGTAAATTGGTAGTTTCGCAAGGGAGTTTTTCTGAAATGTATCATTTTTCTGATACTAAAAAATACTTTTATGATTATGTAGCTTTTGAAAAAAAAGCCATATTGTCGGTCAATGCAAAAGTGGAGGTTGGCTATGATTTATCAAAATTAACTATTGAAATTGATAGTATCGGCAAGCAAATAATTATTCATAAAATACCAGAAGAGCTGGTGGTTATTGCTCCTGATATTAAGTATTTTGACTTGCAGCAAAGTCAATTTAATACGTTTTCAAAATCAGATTTGAATAATTTAAATACTAAAGCTATTGAAAATATTAAATCGACAATTACAGTTTCTCGGTTAAAAATAGATGCCAAAACACGTTTGTTTGAAGAGTTATCAAAAATTTATCAACTTTCGAAAATTTATAATTGGAAAGTAGTTGATAAAACCAATTCGCAAAGGCTAGTTGATACCGATTTATTGAAAGACTAG
- a CDS encoding lipoprotein signal peptidase yields MSKKTIAIVTVILAILIDQISKIYVKTHFQLGEEVVVFADWFKIHFTENNGMAWGFEFGGRAGKLFLTLFRVVAVSGIIYWLLQTIKKEVHTAVVIAISLVLAGAIGNIIDSVFYGVIFDSSYHNLATLFSDKPYGELFHGKVVDMLYFPMYQGENFTFFNAIFNGADAWISIGVALLFLFNKQAFPKEE; encoded by the coding sequence ATGTCTAAAAAAACCATTGCAATAGTTACCGTAATTCTGGCAATCTTAATAGATCAAATTAGTAAAATATATGTTAAAACACATTTTCAACTTGGTGAAGAGGTAGTTGTTTTTGCCGATTGGTTTAAAATTCATTTTACTGAAAATAATGGTATGGCTTGGGGCTTTGAATTTGGCGGTAGAGCAGGAAAATTATTTTTAACCTTGTTTAGGGTTGTTGCTGTTTCAGGAATTATATATTGGTTATTGCAAACTATAAAAAAAGAAGTGCATACGGCGGTAGTTATTGCTATTTCTTTGGTATTGGCAGGCGCTATCGGAAATATTATTGACTCTGTTTTTTATGGAGTTATTTTTGATAGTTCATATCATAATTTAGCCACCTTATTCTCAGATAAACCTTATGGTGAATTATTTCATGGTAAAGTAGTAGATATGCTTTATTTTCCGATGTATCAGGGTGAAAATTTCACTTTTTTTAACGCTATTTTTAACGGTGCCGATGCTTGGATTAGCATCGGTGTTGCCTTGTTGTTTTTGTTTAATAAACAGGCTTTTCCTAAAGAAGAATAG